One Bacillus sp. 1780r2a1 DNA segment encodes these proteins:
- the typA gene encoding translational GTPase TypA, which produces MNIRKDLRNIAIIAHVDHGKTTLVDKLLHQSGTFRTNEHVEERAMDSNDLERERGITILAKNTAINYKDTRINIMDTPGHADFGGEVERIMKMVDGVLLVVDAYEGCMPQTRFVLKKALEQKLTPIVVVNKIDRDFARPTEVVDEVIDLFIELGASEEQIEFPVVYASAINGTASVDPEKQDDNMEALFDAIVEHIPAPVDNSEEPLQFQVAMLDYNDYVGRIGVGRVFRGTMKVGQQVALMKLDGSVKQFRVTKMFGFLGLKRVEIEEAKAGDLIAVSGMEDINVGETVCPSEHQEALPVLRIDEPTLQMTFLVNNSPFAGREGKFVTSRKIEERLMSELETDVSLRVENTDSPDVWVVSGRGELHLSILIENMRREGYEIQVSKPEVIVREIDGVRCEPVERVQIDVPEEHTGSIMESMGARKGEMVDMINNGNGQVRLIFMVPARGLIGYTTEFLSLTRGFGIINHSFDSYQPMQAGQVGGRRQGVLVSMETGKSSTYGIQGVEDRGTIFLEPGTEVYEGMIVGEHTRENDLVVNICKMKQMTNMRSANKDQTTGMKKPRIMSLEQSLEYLNDDEYCEITPESIRLRKKILDKNEREKIAKKKKYADMK; this is translated from the coding sequence GTGAACATTCGTAAAGATTTACGTAATATTGCCATTATTGCCCATGTAGACCATGGGAAAACAACGTTAGTAGATAAATTATTACATCAGTCCGGAACTTTCCGTACAAACGAGCACGTGGAAGAGCGTGCGATGGACTCAAATGACCTAGAGCGTGAGCGTGGAATTACAATTTTAGCTAAAAATACAGCTATTAATTATAAAGATACGCGTATCAATATCATGGATACGCCAGGACATGCCGACTTCGGTGGAGAAGTTGAACGTATTATGAAAATGGTAGACGGTGTTCTACTTGTTGTTGATGCGTACGAAGGTTGTATGCCTCAAACACGTTTTGTATTAAAGAAAGCATTAGAACAAAAATTAACACCAATTGTTGTTGTAAACAAAATTGACCGTGACTTTGCTCGTCCAACTGAAGTTGTTGATGAAGTGATTGACTTATTTATTGAGTTAGGTGCAAGCGAAGAGCAAATTGAATTCCCAGTTGTATACGCATCAGCAATTAACGGAACTGCAAGCGTAGATCCTGAGAAGCAAGATGACAACATGGAAGCATTATTTGATGCAATTGTTGAACACATTCCAGCACCAGTTGACAACAGCGAAGAGCCGCTTCAATTCCAAGTAGCGATGCTTGATTATAACGATTACGTTGGTCGTATTGGAGTAGGACGCGTATTCCGCGGAACAATGAAAGTAGGACAGCAAGTTGCTTTAATGAAGCTTGATGGTTCAGTTAAGCAATTCCGCGTAACGAAGATGTTCGGTTTCCTAGGATTAAAGCGTGTAGAAATCGAAGAAGCAAAAGCTGGAGATCTAATTGCCGTATCGGGAATGGAAGACATTAACGTGGGTGAAACGGTTTGTCCGTCAGAACATCAAGAAGCACTTCCAGTATTACGTATCGATGAGCCGACATTACAAATGACGTTCCTAGTAAACAATTCACCGTTTGCAGGACGTGAAGGTAAATTTGTTACATCTCGTAAAATTGAAGAGCGCTTAATGTCTGAACTTGAAACAGACGTAAGTCTTCGTGTTGAAAACACGGACTCTCCAGACGTATGGGTTGTATCAGGACGCGGTGAGCTTCATTTATCTATTTTAATTGAAAATATGCGTCGTGAAGGCTATGAAATTCAGGTGTCAAAACCAGAAGTAATTGTACGTGAAATTGATGGCGTACGCTGTGAGCCTGTAGAGCGCGTTCAAATCGACGTACCAGAAGAGCATACTGGTTCTATTATGGAATCTATGGGTGCTCGTAAAGGTGAAATGGTTGATATGATTAACAACGGAAATGGGCAAGTTCGCCTTATTTTCATGGTACCAGCTCGTGGATTAATTGGATATACAACAGAGTTCTTATCATTAACTCGTGGTTTTGGTATCATCAACCACTCATTTGATAGCTATCAGCCAATGCAAGCTGGTCAAGTTGGCGGACGTCGTCAAGGTGTACTTGTATCAATGGAAACAGGGAAATCATCAACTTACGGAATCCAAGGTGTAGAAGACCGCGGTACAATCTTCTTAGAGCCAGGTACGGAAGTTTATGAAGGAATGATCGTTGGTGAGCATACGCGCGAAAATGATCTTGTTGTTAACATTTGTAAAATGAAACAAATGACAAATATGCGTTCAGCTAATAAAGATCAAACAACAGGTATGAAAAAGCCTCGTATCATGTCTTTAGAACAATCTCTTGAATACTTAAACGATGATGAGTATTGTGAAATTACGCCAGAATCTATTCGTTTACGTAAAAAGATTCTAGATAAAAACGAGCGTGAAAAAATCGCGAAAAAGAAAAAATATGCTGATATGAAATAA
- a CDS encoding YhcN/YlaJ family sporulation lipoprotein, with product MKKGLLIASLAFFAIAGCNNNQSQIEEGQKTDRIVQVKNSTPETTTKRSAGQISQHLVGLATSVPNVNDATVIVLGKYAIVGIDVNNEIDRSEVSSIKYTVAESLKADPYGANSVVIADPDTVTRLKEIAREIRRGRPVTGFLDELAAIVNRVMPEVAEEIRRNPEPTKTNDEKLNNEQQQQLRDKQEKQSNHHLQKNE from the coding sequence ATGAAAAAAGGATTACTTATTGCTAGCTTAGCTTTTTTTGCAATAGCAGGTTGTAACAACAATCAATCACAGATTGAAGAAGGACAAAAAACAGACCGCATCGTTCAGGTGAAAAACTCAACGCCTGAAACTACAACAAAACGCTCTGCTGGGCAAATTTCTCAGCATCTTGTAGGCTTAGCAACAAGCGTTCCAAACGTAAATGATGCCACTGTTATTGTGTTAGGAAAATATGCAATCGTTGGTATTGATGTAAATAATGAAATTGATCGCTCCGAAGTAAGTTCGATTAAATATACGGTAGCAGAAAGCTTAAAAGCAGACCCATACGGAGCAAATTCCGTTGTTATTGCCGATCCTGATACCGTAACGCGATTAAAAGAAATTGCCAGAGAAATTAGACGTGGTCGACCAGTTACAGGCTTTCTCGATGAACTTGCTGCCATCGTAAATCGCGTGATGCCAGAAGTAGCGGAAGAAATTCGCCGTAATCCAGAACCTACTAAAACAAATGATGAAAAGTTAAACAATGAGCAGCAGCAACAATTACGAGATAAGCAAGAAAAACAATCAAATCATCATCTTCAAAAGAATGAATAA
- a CDS encoding inositol monophosphatase family protein: protein MSDFWNQVDTYAKQWIKEAGNRIKASFSRELMIETKSNPNDLVTNMDKDIEQFFISKIKEVFPDHRILGEEGYGEKIETSEGVIWVIDPIDGTMNFVHQQRNFAISVGIFENGVGQAGFIYDVVHDELYHARKGKGAYINDQQLPPLKQVSIEESIVSLNATWVTENRRIDPSVLSPLVTRVRGTRSYGSAAIELAYVASGRLDAYITMRLAPWDFAAGKILIEELGGVVTDLKGKPLDILDRSSVFVAKPGLHEEILSTYLSKYKG from the coding sequence ATGAGCGATTTTTGGAATCAAGTTGATACATATGCAAAGCAATGGATTAAAGAAGCAGGTAATCGAATTAAAGCTTCTTTTAGTAGAGAGCTCATGATTGAAACAAAATCAAACCCTAATGATTTAGTTACCAATATGGATAAAGATATTGAACAGTTCTTTATTTCGAAGATTAAAGAAGTATTTCCAGACCATCGTATCTTAGGTGAGGAAGGGTATGGCGAAAAAATTGAAACATCTGAGGGGGTTATTTGGGTCATTGACCCGATTGATGGAACGATGAACTTTGTTCATCAACAGCGAAATTTTGCTATTTCCGTAGGTATTTTTGAAAATGGAGTTGGACAAGCTGGATTCATATATGATGTTGTACATGATGAGCTGTACCATGCTAGAAAAGGGAAGGGAGCATATATAAATGATCAACAGCTACCGCCTTTGAAGCAAGTTAGCATTGAAGAGTCTATTGTCAGCTTAAACGCAACGTGGGTAACGGAAAACAGAAGAATCGATCCATCTGTGCTTTCACCTCTGGTAACACGTGTGAGAGGAACAAGGTCGTATGGGTCCGCAGCGATTGAACTTGCATATGTTGCATCAGGAAGGTTAGACGCTTATATTACGATGCGCTTAGCGCCGTGGGACTTCGCAGCAGGGAAAATTTTAATTGAGGAGCTGGGGGGCGTCGTAACCGATTTAAAAGGGAAGCCTTTAGATATTTTAGACAGAAGCAGTGTATTTGTCGCAAAGCCGGGTTTACACGAAGAAATTTTGTCTACGTATCTTTCTAAGTATAAAGGCTAA
- a CDS encoding YlaH-like family protein, protein MNVEDRLSFFAALYRVDKNSDVGMWMLYLTILLLSIVVYKLGFAKKLPLLKSIIIYLFLGFGCTVLTFLGIFLPVAEGLVVAALILIIYKIRLYQSKKEDSTINM, encoded by the coding sequence GTGAACGTAGAAGATCGTCTGTCTTTTTTTGCAGCTTTATATCGTGTTGATAAGAACTCGGATGTGGGAATGTGGATGCTTTATCTTACGATTTTATTGCTGTCAATTGTTGTATATAAATTGGGGTTTGCGAAAAAATTGCCTCTTTTAAAATCCATTATCATTTACTTGTTTTTAGGATTCGGCTGTACTGTTCTTACGTTTTTAGGTATCTTTTTGCCTGTAGCAGAAGGGTTAGTTGTGGCAGCGCTTATTTTAATTATTTATAAGATTCGGCTGTATCAATCTAAAAAAGAAGACTCAACGATAAATATGTAA
- a CDS encoding YlaI family protein: MRVKCVLCDKIESIEDETVVAKRLRNRPIHTYMCNECSERIEERTKERIATGNFKLYQSKQTEEDW; encoded by the coding sequence ATGAGAGTAAAATGTGTTCTATGCGATAAAATTGAATCAATTGAGGATGAAACGGTTGTAGCAAAAAGACTTCGTAATCGTCCTATACATACATATATGTGCAATGAATGCTCAGAACGTATTGAAGAGCGTACAAAAGAACGAATTGCTACCGGAAACTTTAAGCTATATCAATCCAAACAAACGGAGGAGGACTGGTAA
- a CDS encoding YlaF family protein: protein MKNIKWVFVLYAMLATFSIMAIGIFIGEGSAIGVIGSLVVLVAIMGFGFTTKKKMREKNQL from the coding sequence ATGAAAAACATTAAGTGGGTATTTGTTTTATATGCAATGCTAGCAACGTTCTCAATTATGGCAATTGGTATATTTATCGGGGAAGGAAGCGCTATCGGTGTAATTGGATCTCTCGTTGTCCTCGTTGCAATTATGGGCTTCGGATTTACAACGAAAAAGAAAATGCGTGAAAAAAATCAGCTATAA
- a CDS encoding pyridoxamine 5'-phosphate oxidase family protein, translated as MANEVESSLVEALYEELQAERFVTVSTVDYETKGPNVSAISWIYAPTNEIIRFAVASKSRMVKDISQCKDVVINLIANESCYAIKGQAVVAQKRMEDVPIKLALIEVSIKEVRDVMFYGSKISVNPTYEKTYDPIAASKLDKQVMSALKQA; from the coding sequence ATGGCAAATGAAGTTGAATCCAGTTTAGTCGAAGCACTGTACGAAGAGCTACAAGCAGAACGTTTTGTAACAGTTTCAACCGTTGATTACGAAACAAAAGGACCAAATGTAAGTGCCATTTCATGGATTTATGCTCCAACCAATGAAATCATCCGTTTTGCTGTCGCAAGCAAGTCCCGAATGGTTAAAGATATTTCGCAGTGTAAGGATGTTGTTATTAATTTAATTGCAAATGAATCTTGCTACGCTATCAAAGGACAGGCAGTTGTTGCGCAAAAGCGAATGGAAGACGTTCCAATTAAGCTGGCGCTGATTGAAGTAAGCATAAAAGAAGTAAGGGATGTTATGTTTTATGGGTCTAAAATCTCTGTCAATCCGACTTATGAAAAAACGTATGATCCAATAGCTGCTTCTAAATTAGATAAACAGGTAATGAGTGCATTAAAACAAGCTTAG